The following proteins come from a genomic window of Aspergillus oryzae RIB40 DNA, chromosome 4:
- a CDS encoding ankyrin repeat domain-containing protein (predicted protein), producing the protein MDKLKALGKEGGAEVIQLLLEAGADVNLVESDGNNALHLAAYCGTIEIVESLLAHGAAVDVLGPDDRTVLHVAAAGDNPDVVPSLCRAGVAINALDASGNTALHLAALHGRTALTRLLLEMGADVSVSPEDGRTALHYAASVDQADLLQLLVDAGAEVGALHSDEGHTALHYAAVNGSADAFRVLLRAADAQKFDLLSPCCQESVAITTLSQWLNSMKCILS; encoded by the exons ATGGACAAGTTGAAGGCACTTgggaaggaaggaggt GCCGAGGTTATTCAGTTGCTGCTGGAAGCCGGAGCCGATGTGAATCTGGTCGAATCGGACGGGAATAACGCCCTCCATCTAGCCGCGTACTGTGGGACGATCGAGATCGTGGAATCACTGCTCGCCCATGGTGCTGCGGTGGACGTGCTGGGACCGGATGATCGAACTGTTTTACATGTGGCCGCAGCGGGCGACAATCCGGATGTCGTCCCCTCGCTATGTCGCGCAGGCGTCGCGATCAATGCACTGGACGCGTCGGGAAACACGGCCCTTCATTTGGCGGCCCTTCACGGACGTACTGCTCTCACCCGCTTGCTTCTGGAGATGGGCGCAGACGTGTCCGTCTCGCCGGAGGATGGACGAACGGCGCTGCATTACGCTGCCTCAGTTGACCAGGCAGACCTCCTACAGCTGCTGGTGGATGCTGGCGCCGAAGTAGGCGCCCTCCATAGCGATGAAGGTCATACGGCGCTGCATTATGCCGCCGTTAATGGAAGTGCCGACGCATTTCGGGTGCTTCTACGCGCGGCCGATGCCCAGAAGTTTGATTTGCTCAGCCCATGCTG CCAAGAGAGCGTTGCTATCACAACACTATCACAATGGCTCAATTCTATGAAGTGCATTTTGTCatag